ATGGCAATGTTCTCAATTCAAGGGCCCAAAGCAAAGGACATAGCCATGGAGCTCTTTGGAATTGACATAAACCAGCTCTGGTGGTTCCAAGCTAAAGAGGTTGAACTTGATGGGATAAGGATGATTCTCTCAAGGAGCGGCTACACAAGTGAGAACGGATTCGAAGTTTACTTTGAGGATGCAAATCCGTATCATCCCGATCCAGAGAAGAGAGGAAAGCCGGAGAAGGCTCTCTACGTTTGGGAGAAGATTCTTGAAGTTGGAGCTAAATACGGCATAAAGCCAGCTGGGCTCGGAGCGAGAGATACACTCAGATTGGAAGCTGGATATACACTCTATGGAAACGAGACGAAGGAACTGCAGCTTTTGAGCACTGACATTGATGAAGTTACCCCACTTCAGGCAAACTTGGAGTTTGCGATCTTCTGGGACAAGGAGTTCATAGGAAAAGAGGCTTTACTCAAGCAGAAAGAGAGAGGACTGCCAAGCAAAATGGTGCACTTCAAGATGGTTGACAGAGGGATTCCAAGAGCCGGCTATAAGGTTTACAAAGACGGAAAGGAGATTGGAGAAGTTACAAGCGGTACAATGTCACCGCTCTTGGGCATAGGAATTGGAATTGCATTCGTCAAACCAGAATATGCCGTTCCTGGAGTTGAGATTGAGATAGAGATAAGAGGACAGAAGAAGAAAGCGGTAACTGTTTCACCTCCGTTCTATGACCCTAAGAAGTACGGAGCGTTTAGAGAGGAGTGAGGACGGAGGGGAAAGAATTCCCTTCCTTCTCTCTGACTTTCTCCCCTTCTTTTTATTACAGGGGAAACTACGTTTCCCACACCCTTCCTTTTCTCTTAACCTACTGGGAGGACTACCCCCCTCACCCCCGGTTCATACTTGATCTTATATAACCCCATTATAGCTCCGATTCTACCATATTTCTCAAAAACTTCTCTTTAACCTCATAAAACAGCTCATCTTCTCCAAGTTCATCTTTCAGCTTTTCAAAGTTTTCTTTAAGCCTCGGAAGGCGGGATTTTGCCCTGATGAGCATTGAATTGCCTAACTCAACAGCAAACTTGAGATACTCATCATCAACCAGAACTCTACCGTCTTTCCCCAAAGGTGCCGTCAGATACTCGGTTCCGTTTATCTCTACAAGAATTCTCTCTTTCACAGCTTTGAATGTTGTATACTTGAAGCCAGAGGCTAAACCAAGCTCATGGAGCTTTTTACCTATCTCAAGGCTCTCCGCAACTATGTGGAATATCGGTGGTTGGGATTTTAGAAAGATGAAGCCCTTTTGGGCTTTCTTTAGACTCTCTTTTGCCTCTTCAAATGTTATTGGTCTGTGCTCCTTTATGAGCCACCTGCTTAGTGGTTTGGCCCCTAAATCAGGCTCCTCTATAATTCCAATTCTACCGGAGCATGAGCTCGTGGTGTAAACGCCTTTGATTGAATTGATAAGCATGAGTAAATCAACAATATCTTCATCAACTTTTTTCTCTCTTATCGC
Above is a genomic segment from Thermococcus sp. SY098 containing:
- the taw3 gene encoding tRNA(Phe) 7-((3-amino-3-carboxypropyl)-4-demethylwyosine(37)-N(4))-methyltransferase Taw3 → MKAKREALQSLFTAIREKKVDEDIVDLLMLINSIKGVYTTSSCSGRIGIIEEPDLGAKPLSRWLIKEHRPITFEEAKESLKKAQKGFIFLKSQPPIFHIVAESLEIGKKLHELGLASGFKYTTFKAVKERILVEINGTEYLTAPLGKDGRVLVDDEYLKFAVELGNSMLIRAKSRLPRLKENFEKLKDELGEDELFYEVKEKFLRNMVESEL
- the gcvT gene encoding glycine cleavage system aminomethyltransferase GcvT; amino-acid sequence: MMKRVHLFDWHKANAKKVEEFAGWEMPIWYSSIKEEHLAVRNGVGIFDVSHMGEIIFKGKDALKFLQYVTTNDISKPPAISGTYTLVLNERGAVKDETLVFNMGNDTYMMVCDSDAFEKLYAWFMSIKRAIEQYTELDLEIENKTYDMAMFSIQGPKAKDIAMELFGIDINQLWWFQAKEVELDGIRMILSRSGYTSENGFEVYFEDANPYHPDPEKRGKPEKALYVWEKILEVGAKYGIKPAGLGARDTLRLEAGYTLYGNETKELQLLSTDIDEVTPLQANLEFAIFWDKEFIGKEALLKQKERGLPSKMVHFKMVDRGIPRAGYKVYKDGKEIGEVTSGTMSPLLGIGIGIAFVKPEYAVPGVEIEIEIRGQKKKAVTVSPPFYDPKKYGAFREE